One genomic window of Gossypium hirsutum isolate 1008001.06 chromosome D11, Gossypium_hirsutum_v2.1, whole genome shotgun sequence includes the following:
- the LOC107910834 gene encoding uncharacterized protein produces MRVVDDYVLDFSLVLLLVEVVVAPAGVVVAPIWFSLPLCPSASAAPSHLCSLASSSLSVDRRQICNTCWFSLKSSSSFFLMKNLSVWLKPQIIAKYLRVFSLQTLTLLLLKNHSKVLCVSAGAGHEVMTLSKMGLKNVIGVELIESLPLVSRANPHNLPFFDRAFDVAFTGHLMAALYPLRNAKEMERTVRKGGVCVVVVDECGEEEVNEIFRLFRRSRLLSSCDFTLNGRRVARIIMRKKTSD; encoded by the exons ATGAGGGTGGTCGATGATTATGTGTTGGATTTCTCATTGGTTTTGCTTCTGGTGGAGGTTGTGGTTGCTCCAgcgggggttgtggttgctccaATT TGGTTCTCCCTTCCTCTCTGTCCATCAGCCTCCGCTGCCCCTTCTCATCTCTGTTCGTTGGCCTCGTCATCTCTGTCGGTCGACCGCCGTCAA ATTTGTAATACATGCTGGTTCTCACTCaaatcttcttcttccttttttttgatGAAGAATCT ATCAGTTTGGTTAAAACCACAAATCATAGCAAAATATTTGAGGGTTTTTTCTTTGCAAACTTTGACATTGCTTCTCTTAAAGAACCACTCCAAGGTCTTGTGTGTCTCTGCTGGGGCTGGCCATGAGGTTATGACTCTATCCAAAATGGGTCTTAAGAATGTTATAGGTGTTGAACTAATAGAATCCTTGCCTTTGGTTAGCAGGGCCAATCCCCATAATCTTCCCTTCTTTGATAGGGCTTTTGATGTTGCCTTCACTGGTCATTTGATGGCGGCCTTGTATCCCTTGCGAAATGCAAAGGAGATGGAGAGGACTGTCAGAAAAGGTGGAGTGTGTGTGGTGGTTGTGGATGAATGTGGTGAGGAAGAAGTCAACGAGATTTTTAGGTTGTTTAGGAGGTCTCGGCTGCTCAGCTCTTGTGATTTTACCTTGAATGGAAGGAGAGTAGCAAGAATTATAATGAGAAAAAAAACTTCTGATTAA